In Salmo trutta chromosome 16, fSalTru1.1, whole genome shotgun sequence, a genomic segment contains:
- the LOC115150578 gene encoding protein OS-9 isoform X1: protein MAASVVRWLRGLYVFFLTCQLSVLAFLNLEELNEVKYGIQILPDPVIMGQAKTEEVMLVSSKYKQMYECRLPAQAVRFHQDRASEPDTQGYTGPGIPDLLKPMHTAPCLVKTKDWWTYEFCYGQHIRQYHLEDTDIKGNVLFLGYYDSEFDWNNETAKASKQHRLKRYHSQRYVNGSKCDLNGNPRETEVRFVCEEGSGDYVARVDEPQSCRYVLTVHTTRTCQHPFLRPPYTAKPQGIVCQPALSTQQYMDYVKAQVSDTKRKVEQISEELKTLDEMLAGDEGTDEDSATPTDDPDVLGSDTKDAVVTSEEPEDLDFWEGVTKPGSTTATDTTSEHQAGEDAYDNQLTDNEVTEDAFGDEQFNFKIITDPADLMKFVQHLKESNRKKAENEAKQEREELRNEKERDEGDEEEHLLLQEFEEEIADISVPSANIEEMKGEMQKEFDNIIDEAQQELETEGLKGEFDRTQATQTLEATLDKLLDRLEDKEAGDTEAEPQTEGGQRANDPARGSPSLAPRQPDQAADDLVKIRVTKYKTGSSSDGEVKVQEMGEGDPQWQHIKDVVKEQLEKAGLKAEGKIEVKIITRRTAEEAGDQWLTEEDTKSFRELLINLLGEQKRFTRSKRDSRSWKTTTDLYGERDRKRPNPPVVHRTQTMWSYELWGDVSSHRGNQAPVEAWRQGVSLSPVRALNSLSSLSRPSGPTGKTSVHRHTCFHTQKCVVSVSGTYVPCTNQSNCLSCGSVIVSVFFLSSESPM from the exons ATGGCTGCTTCCGTGGTTAGGTGGTTGAGGGGATTGTACGTTTTCTTTTTGACATGTCAGCTATCCGTCTTGGCTTTCTTGAATCTAGAGGAATTAAACGAGGTGAAATATGGGATCCAGATTCTTCCCGATCCTGTCATTATGGGGCAG GCTAAGACAGAAGAAGTCATGCTGGTGTCCAGCAAATACAAGCAGATGTATGAATGTCGCCTTCCAGCCCAGGCAGTGAGGTTTCACCAGGACCGTGCCTCTGAGCCTGACACCCAAGGATACACCGGACCAGGCATCCCAGACCTGCTCAAGCCCATGCACACTGCCCCCTGCCTAGTGAAG ACAAAAGACTGGTGGACATATGAGTTCTGCTATGGACAACACATTAGACAGTACCACCTTGAGG ACACAGACATCAAAGGGAATGTTCTCTTCCTGGGGTACTATGATTCAGAGTTTGACTGGAACAATGAAACAGCCAAG GCCTCCAAGCAACACAGACTGAAGCGCTACCACAGTCAGAGATATGTCAATGGCTCCAAGTGTGACCTGAACGGGAACCCCAGGGAGACTGAAGTCAGG TTTGTGTGTGAGGAGGGCTCGGGGGACTACGTGGCCCGTGTGGATGAGCCCCAGTCGTGCCGCTACGTGCTGACGGTCCACACCACCCGCACCTGCCAGCACCCCTTCCTGCGCCCGCCCTACACTGCCAAGCCCCAGGGCATTGTGTGCCAGCCAGCCCTCAGCACCCAGCAGTACATGGACTATGTCAAGGCCCAAGTCT CGGATACGAAACGTAAAGTGGAGCAGATCTCAGAGGAGCTGAAGACTCTTGATGAGATGTTGGCTGGTGACGAGGGGACAGACGAGGACTCAGCGACGCCAACTGATGACCCAGATGTCCTGGGGTCAGACACAAAAG ATGCAGTTGTCACCTCTGAAGAGCCTGAGGATTTGGATTTCTGGGAGGGAGTGACAAAGCCAGGGAGTACCACAGCAACTGACACCACTTCAGAGCATCAG GCTGGAGAGGATGCCTATGATAATCAGCTCACAGACAATGAGGTCACAGAGGACG CTTTTGGAGATGAACAATTTAACTTCAAGATCATCACTGACCCTGCAGACCTGATGAAATTTGTGCAGCATCTCAAAGAGAGCAACAGGAAG AAAGCAGAAAATGAAGCCAAACAAGAACGAGAGGAACTCCGAAACGAaaaggagagggatgagggggatgAAGAAGAGCATCTCCTGCTGCAGGAGTTTGAGGAGGAGATAGCTGACATCTCGGTGCCTTCTGCCAACATCGAGGAAATGAAAGGGGAAATGCAAAAGGAGTTTGACAACATCATAGACGAG GCTCAGCAAGAACTGGAGACCGAGGGTCTGAAGGGGGAGTTTGACCGCACCCAGGCAACCCAGACCCTGGAGGCTACTCTGGACAAGCTGCTGGACCGCCTGGAGGACAAAGAGGCCGGGGACACAGAGGCAGAGCCCCAGACAGAGGGAGGCCAGAGAGCCAACGACCCAGCCAGGGGCAGCCCCAGCCTGGCCCCTCGACAGCCAG ACCAAGCGGCTGACGACCTTGTTAAGATCAGAGTTACTAAGTATAAGACAGGCAGCAGTTCCGATGGGGAGGTCAAAGTTCAGGAGATGGGCGAAGGTGACCCCCAGTGGCAGCACATTAAGGACGTGGTTAAAGAACAGCTAGAGAAGGCGGGACTGAAGGCCGAAG GTAAAATTGAGGTGAAGATTATAACACGAAGGACAGCTGAGGAGGCTGGGGACCAGTGGTTGACTGAAGAAGATACCAAGTCCTTCAGAGAGCTGCTCATCAACCTACTG GGGGAACAGAAGAGGTTTACAAGGAGCAAAAGAGACAGCAGGAGTTGGAAAACAACTACAGATTTgtatggggagagagacaggaagaggccCAATCCACCAGTAGTGCACCGGACTCAGACGATGTGGAGTTATGAGCTCTGGGGAGACGTTTCCTCGCATCGTGGGAACCAAGCACCTGTGGAGGCTTGGAGACAGGGCGTGTCCCTCTCCCCTGTCAGAGCTCTGAACTCACTGTCAAGTCTCAGCCGCCCCTCGGGCCCCACTGGTAAAACCAGTGTCCACAGACACACCTGTTTCCACACTCAGAAATGTGTTGTGTCCGTATCAGGCACTTATGTCCCTTGCACAAACCAATCCAATTGTCTCAGCTGTGGTAGTGTAATAGTgtcagttttttttctctctagtGAGAGCCCAATGTGA
- the LOC115150578 gene encoding protein OS-9 isoform X3 produces the protein MAASVVRWLRGLYVFFLTCQLSVLAFLNLEELNEVKYGIQILPDPVIMGQAKTEEVMLVSSKYKQMYECRLPAQAVRFHQDRASEPDTQGYTGPGIPDLLKPMHTAPCLVKTKDWWTYEFCYGQHIRQYHLEDTDIKGNVLFLGYYDSEFDWNNETAKASKQHRLKRYHSQRYVNGSKCDLNGNPRETEVRFVCEEGSGDYVARVDEPQSCRYVLTVHTTRTCQHPFLRPPYTAKPQGIVCQPALSTQQYMDYVKAQVSDTKRKVEQISEELKTLDEMLAGDEGTDEDSATPTDDPDVLGSDTKDAVVTSEEPEDLDFWEGVTKPGSTTATDTTSEHQAGEDAYDNQLTDNEVTEDAFGDEQFNFKIITDPADLMKFVQHLKESNRKKAENEAKQEREELRNEKERDEGDEEEHLLLQEFEEEIADISVPSANIEEMKGEMQKEFDNIIDEAQQELETEGLKGEFDRTQATQTLEATLDKLLDRLEDKEAGDTEAEPQTEGGQRANDPARGSPSLAPRQPGKIEVKIITRRTAEEAGDQWLTEEDTKSFRELLINLLGEQKRFTRSKRDSRSWKTTTDLYGERDRKRPNPPVVHRTQTMWSYELWGDVSSHRGNQAPVEAWRQGVSLSPVRALNSLSSLSRPSGPTGKTSVHRHTCFHTQKCVVSVSGTYVPCTNQSNCLSCGSVIVSVFFLSSESPM, from the exons ATGGCTGCTTCCGTGGTTAGGTGGTTGAGGGGATTGTACGTTTTCTTTTTGACATGTCAGCTATCCGTCTTGGCTTTCTTGAATCTAGAGGAATTAAACGAGGTGAAATATGGGATCCAGATTCTTCCCGATCCTGTCATTATGGGGCAG GCTAAGACAGAAGAAGTCATGCTGGTGTCCAGCAAATACAAGCAGATGTATGAATGTCGCCTTCCAGCCCAGGCAGTGAGGTTTCACCAGGACCGTGCCTCTGAGCCTGACACCCAAGGATACACCGGACCAGGCATCCCAGACCTGCTCAAGCCCATGCACACTGCCCCCTGCCTAGTGAAG ACAAAAGACTGGTGGACATATGAGTTCTGCTATGGACAACACATTAGACAGTACCACCTTGAGG ACACAGACATCAAAGGGAATGTTCTCTTCCTGGGGTACTATGATTCAGAGTTTGACTGGAACAATGAAACAGCCAAG GCCTCCAAGCAACACAGACTGAAGCGCTACCACAGTCAGAGATATGTCAATGGCTCCAAGTGTGACCTGAACGGGAACCCCAGGGAGACTGAAGTCAGG TTTGTGTGTGAGGAGGGCTCGGGGGACTACGTGGCCCGTGTGGATGAGCCCCAGTCGTGCCGCTACGTGCTGACGGTCCACACCACCCGCACCTGCCAGCACCCCTTCCTGCGCCCGCCCTACACTGCCAAGCCCCAGGGCATTGTGTGCCAGCCAGCCCTCAGCACCCAGCAGTACATGGACTATGTCAAGGCCCAAGTCT CGGATACGAAACGTAAAGTGGAGCAGATCTCAGAGGAGCTGAAGACTCTTGATGAGATGTTGGCTGGTGACGAGGGGACAGACGAGGACTCAGCGACGCCAACTGATGACCCAGATGTCCTGGGGTCAGACACAAAAG ATGCAGTTGTCACCTCTGAAGAGCCTGAGGATTTGGATTTCTGGGAGGGAGTGACAAAGCCAGGGAGTACCACAGCAACTGACACCACTTCAGAGCATCAG GCTGGAGAGGATGCCTATGATAATCAGCTCACAGACAATGAGGTCACAGAGGACG CTTTTGGAGATGAACAATTTAACTTCAAGATCATCACTGACCCTGCAGACCTGATGAAATTTGTGCAGCATCTCAAAGAGAGCAACAGGAAG AAAGCAGAAAATGAAGCCAAACAAGAACGAGAGGAACTCCGAAACGAaaaggagagggatgagggggatgAAGAAGAGCATCTCCTGCTGCAGGAGTTTGAGGAGGAGATAGCTGACATCTCGGTGCCTTCTGCCAACATCGAGGAAATGAAAGGGGAAATGCAAAAGGAGTTTGACAACATCATAGACGAG GCTCAGCAAGAACTGGAGACCGAGGGTCTGAAGGGGGAGTTTGACCGCACCCAGGCAACCCAGACCCTGGAGGCTACTCTGGACAAGCTGCTGGACCGCCTGGAGGACAAAGAGGCCGGGGACACAGAGGCAGAGCCCCAGACAGAGGGAGGCCAGAGAGCCAACGACCCAGCCAGGGGCAGCCCCAGCCTGGCCCCTCGACAGCCAG GTAAAATTGAGGTGAAGATTATAACACGAAGGACAGCTGAGGAGGCTGGGGACCAGTGGTTGACTGAAGAAGATACCAAGTCCTTCAGAGAGCTGCTCATCAACCTACTG GGGGAACAGAAGAGGTTTACAAGGAGCAAAAGAGACAGCAGGAGTTGGAAAACAACTACAGATTTgtatggggagagagacaggaagaggccCAATCCACCAGTAGTGCACCGGACTCAGACGATGTGGAGTTATGAGCTCTGGGGAGACGTTTCCTCGCATCGTGGGAACCAAGCACCTGTGGAGGCTTGGAGACAGGGCGTGTCCCTCTCCCCTGTCAGAGCTCTGAACTCACTGTCAAGTCTCAGCCGCCCCTCGGGCCCCACTGGTAAAACCAGTGTCCACAGACACACCTGTTTCCACACTCAGAAATGTGTTGTGTCCGTATCAGGCACTTATGTCCCTTGCACAAACCAATCCAATTGTCTCAGCTGTGGTAGTGTAATAGTgtcagttttttttctctctagtGAGAGCCCAATGTGA
- the LOC115150578 gene encoding protein OS-9 isoform X2, with product MAASVVRWLRGLYVFFLTCQLSVLAFLNLEELNEVKYGIQILPDPVIMGQAKTEEVMLVSSKYKQMYECRLPAQAVRFHQDRASEPDTQGYTGPGIPDLLKPMHTAPCLVKTKDWWTYEFCYGQHIRQYHLEDTDIKGNVLFLGYYDSEFDWNNETAKASKQHRLKRYHSQRYVNGSKCDLNGNPRETEVRFVCEEGSGDYVARVDEPQSCRYVLTVHTTRTCQHPFLRPPYTAKPQGIVCQPALSTQQYMDYVKAQVSDTKRKVEQISEELKTLDEMLAGDEGTDEDSATPTDDPDVLGSDTKVVTSEEPEDLDFWEGVTKPGSTTATDTTSEHQAGEDAYDNQLTDNEVTEDAFGDEQFNFKIITDPADLMKFVQHLKESNRKKAENEAKQEREELRNEKERDEGDEEEHLLLQEFEEEIADISVPSANIEEMKGEMQKEFDNIIDEAQQELETEGLKGEFDRTQATQTLEATLDKLLDRLEDKEAGDTEAEPQTEGGQRANDPARGSPSLAPRQPDQAADDLVKIRVTKYKTGSSSDGEVKVQEMGEGDPQWQHIKDVVKEQLEKAGLKAEGKIEVKIITRRTAEEAGDQWLTEEDTKSFRELLINLLGEQKRFTRSKRDSRSWKTTTDLYGERDRKRPNPPVVHRTQTMWSYELWGDVSSHRGNQAPVEAWRQGVSLSPVRALNSLSSLSRPSGPTGKTSVHRHTCFHTQKCVVSVSGTYVPCTNQSNCLSCGSVIVSVFFLSSESPM from the exons ATGGCTGCTTCCGTGGTTAGGTGGTTGAGGGGATTGTACGTTTTCTTTTTGACATGTCAGCTATCCGTCTTGGCTTTCTTGAATCTAGAGGAATTAAACGAGGTGAAATATGGGATCCAGATTCTTCCCGATCCTGTCATTATGGGGCAG GCTAAGACAGAAGAAGTCATGCTGGTGTCCAGCAAATACAAGCAGATGTATGAATGTCGCCTTCCAGCCCAGGCAGTGAGGTTTCACCAGGACCGTGCCTCTGAGCCTGACACCCAAGGATACACCGGACCAGGCATCCCAGACCTGCTCAAGCCCATGCACACTGCCCCCTGCCTAGTGAAG ACAAAAGACTGGTGGACATATGAGTTCTGCTATGGACAACACATTAGACAGTACCACCTTGAGG ACACAGACATCAAAGGGAATGTTCTCTTCCTGGGGTACTATGATTCAGAGTTTGACTGGAACAATGAAACAGCCAAG GCCTCCAAGCAACACAGACTGAAGCGCTACCACAGTCAGAGATATGTCAATGGCTCCAAGTGTGACCTGAACGGGAACCCCAGGGAGACTGAAGTCAGG TTTGTGTGTGAGGAGGGCTCGGGGGACTACGTGGCCCGTGTGGATGAGCCCCAGTCGTGCCGCTACGTGCTGACGGTCCACACCACCCGCACCTGCCAGCACCCCTTCCTGCGCCCGCCCTACACTGCCAAGCCCCAGGGCATTGTGTGCCAGCCAGCCCTCAGCACCCAGCAGTACATGGACTATGTCAAGGCCCAAGTCT CGGATACGAAACGTAAAGTGGAGCAGATCTCAGAGGAGCTGAAGACTCTTGATGAGATGTTGGCTGGTGACGAGGGGACAGACGAGGACTCAGCGACGCCAACTGATGACCCAGATGTCCTGGGGTCAGACACAAAAG TTGTCACCTCTGAAGAGCCTGAGGATTTGGATTTCTGGGAGGGAGTGACAAAGCCAGGGAGTACCACAGCAACTGACACCACTTCAGAGCATCAG GCTGGAGAGGATGCCTATGATAATCAGCTCACAGACAATGAGGTCACAGAGGACG CTTTTGGAGATGAACAATTTAACTTCAAGATCATCACTGACCCTGCAGACCTGATGAAATTTGTGCAGCATCTCAAAGAGAGCAACAGGAAG AAAGCAGAAAATGAAGCCAAACAAGAACGAGAGGAACTCCGAAACGAaaaggagagggatgagggggatgAAGAAGAGCATCTCCTGCTGCAGGAGTTTGAGGAGGAGATAGCTGACATCTCGGTGCCTTCTGCCAACATCGAGGAAATGAAAGGGGAAATGCAAAAGGAGTTTGACAACATCATAGACGAG GCTCAGCAAGAACTGGAGACCGAGGGTCTGAAGGGGGAGTTTGACCGCACCCAGGCAACCCAGACCCTGGAGGCTACTCTGGACAAGCTGCTGGACCGCCTGGAGGACAAAGAGGCCGGGGACACAGAGGCAGAGCCCCAGACAGAGGGAGGCCAGAGAGCCAACGACCCAGCCAGGGGCAGCCCCAGCCTGGCCCCTCGACAGCCAG ACCAAGCGGCTGACGACCTTGTTAAGATCAGAGTTACTAAGTATAAGACAGGCAGCAGTTCCGATGGGGAGGTCAAAGTTCAGGAGATGGGCGAAGGTGACCCCCAGTGGCAGCACATTAAGGACGTGGTTAAAGAACAGCTAGAGAAGGCGGGACTGAAGGCCGAAG GTAAAATTGAGGTGAAGATTATAACACGAAGGACAGCTGAGGAGGCTGGGGACCAGTGGTTGACTGAAGAAGATACCAAGTCCTTCAGAGAGCTGCTCATCAACCTACTG GGGGAACAGAAGAGGTTTACAAGGAGCAAAAGAGACAGCAGGAGTTGGAAAACAACTACAGATTTgtatggggagagagacaggaagaggccCAATCCACCAGTAGTGCACCGGACTCAGACGATGTGGAGTTATGAGCTCTGGGGAGACGTTTCCTCGCATCGTGGGAACCAAGCACCTGTGGAGGCTTGGAGACAGGGCGTGTCCCTCTCCCCTGTCAGAGCTCTGAACTCACTGTCAAGTCTCAGCCGCCCCTCGGGCCCCACTGGTAAAACCAGTGTCCACAGACACACCTGTTTCCACACTCAGAAATGTGTTGTGTCCGTATCAGGCACTTATGTCCCTTGCACAAACCAATCCAATTGTCTCAGCTGTGGTAGTGTAATAGTgtcagttttttttctctctagtGAGAGCCCAATGTGA
- the LOC115150578 gene encoding protein OS-9 isoform X5, translating to MAASVVRWLRGLYVFFLTCQLSVLAFLNLEELNEVKYGIQILPDPVIMGQAKTEEVMLVSSKYKQMYECRLPAQAVRFHQDRASEPDTQGYTGPGIPDLLKPMHTAPCLVKTKDWWTYEFCYGQHIRQYHLEDTDIKGNVLFLGYYDSEFDWNNETAKASKQHRLKRYHSQRYVNGSKCDLNGNPRETEVRFVCEEGSGDYVARVDEPQSCRYVLTVHTTRTCQHPFLRPPYTAKPQGIVCQPALSTQQYMDYVKAQVSDTKRKVEQISEELKTLDEMLAGDEGTDEDSATPTDDPDVLGSDTKDAVVTSEEPEDLDFWEGVTKPGSTTATDTTSEHQAGEDAYDNQLTDNEVTEDAFGDEQFNFKIITDPADLMKFVQHLKESNRKKAENEAKQEREELRNEKERDEGDEEEHLLLQEFEEEIADISVPSANIEEMKGEMQKEFDNIIDEAQQELETEGLKGEFDRTQATQTLEATLDKLLDRLEDKEAGDTEAEPQTEGGQRANDPARGSPSLAPRQPGKIEVKIITRRTAEEAGDQWLTEEDTKSFRELLINLLTGGTEEVYKEQKRQQELENNYRFVWGERQEEAQSTSSAPDSDDVEL from the exons ATGGCTGCTTCCGTGGTTAGGTGGTTGAGGGGATTGTACGTTTTCTTTTTGACATGTCAGCTATCCGTCTTGGCTTTCTTGAATCTAGAGGAATTAAACGAGGTGAAATATGGGATCCAGATTCTTCCCGATCCTGTCATTATGGGGCAG GCTAAGACAGAAGAAGTCATGCTGGTGTCCAGCAAATACAAGCAGATGTATGAATGTCGCCTTCCAGCCCAGGCAGTGAGGTTTCACCAGGACCGTGCCTCTGAGCCTGACACCCAAGGATACACCGGACCAGGCATCCCAGACCTGCTCAAGCCCATGCACACTGCCCCCTGCCTAGTGAAG ACAAAAGACTGGTGGACATATGAGTTCTGCTATGGACAACACATTAGACAGTACCACCTTGAGG ACACAGACATCAAAGGGAATGTTCTCTTCCTGGGGTACTATGATTCAGAGTTTGACTGGAACAATGAAACAGCCAAG GCCTCCAAGCAACACAGACTGAAGCGCTACCACAGTCAGAGATATGTCAATGGCTCCAAGTGTGACCTGAACGGGAACCCCAGGGAGACTGAAGTCAGG TTTGTGTGTGAGGAGGGCTCGGGGGACTACGTGGCCCGTGTGGATGAGCCCCAGTCGTGCCGCTACGTGCTGACGGTCCACACCACCCGCACCTGCCAGCACCCCTTCCTGCGCCCGCCCTACACTGCCAAGCCCCAGGGCATTGTGTGCCAGCCAGCCCTCAGCACCCAGCAGTACATGGACTATGTCAAGGCCCAAGTCT CGGATACGAAACGTAAAGTGGAGCAGATCTCAGAGGAGCTGAAGACTCTTGATGAGATGTTGGCTGGTGACGAGGGGACAGACGAGGACTCAGCGACGCCAACTGATGACCCAGATGTCCTGGGGTCAGACACAAAAG ATGCAGTTGTCACCTCTGAAGAGCCTGAGGATTTGGATTTCTGGGAGGGAGTGACAAAGCCAGGGAGTACCACAGCAACTGACACCACTTCAGAGCATCAG GCTGGAGAGGATGCCTATGATAATCAGCTCACAGACAATGAGGTCACAGAGGACG CTTTTGGAGATGAACAATTTAACTTCAAGATCATCACTGACCCTGCAGACCTGATGAAATTTGTGCAGCATCTCAAAGAGAGCAACAGGAAG AAAGCAGAAAATGAAGCCAAACAAGAACGAGAGGAACTCCGAAACGAaaaggagagggatgagggggatgAAGAAGAGCATCTCCTGCTGCAGGAGTTTGAGGAGGAGATAGCTGACATCTCGGTGCCTTCTGCCAACATCGAGGAAATGAAAGGGGAAATGCAAAAGGAGTTTGACAACATCATAGACGAG GCTCAGCAAGAACTGGAGACCGAGGGTCTGAAGGGGGAGTTTGACCGCACCCAGGCAACCCAGACCCTGGAGGCTACTCTGGACAAGCTGCTGGACCGCCTGGAGGACAAAGAGGCCGGGGACACAGAGGCAGAGCCCCAGACAGAGGGAGGCCAGAGAGCCAACGACCCAGCCAGGGGCAGCCCCAGCCTGGCCCCTCGACAGCCAG GTAAAATTGAGGTGAAGATTATAACACGAAGGACAGCTGAGGAGGCTGGGGACCAGTGGTTGACTGAAGAAGATACCAAGTCCTTCAGAGAGCTGCTCATCAACCTACTG ACAGGGGGAACAGAAGAGGTTTACAAGGAGCAAAAGAGACAGCAGGAGTTGGAAAACAACTACAGATTTgtatggggagagagacaggaagaggccCAATCCACCAGTAGTGCACCGGACTCAGACGATGTGGAGTTATGA
- the LOC115150578 gene encoding protein OS-9 isoform X4 — MAASVVRWLRGLYVFFLTCQLSVLAFLNLEELNEVKYGIQILPDPVIMGQAKTEEVMLVSSKYKQMYECRLPAQAVRFHQDRASEPDTQGYTGPGIPDLLKPMHTAPCLVKTKDWWTYEFCYGQHIRQYHLEDTDIKGNVLFLGYYDSEFDWNNETAKASKQHRLKRYHSQRYVNGSKCDLNGNPRETEVRFVCEEGSGDYVARVDEPQSCRYVLTVHTTRTCQHPFLRPPYTAKPQGIVCQPALSTQQYMDYVKAQVSDTKRKVEQISEELKTLDEMLAGDEGTDEDSATPTDDPDVLGSDTKDAVVTSEEPEDLDFWEGVTKPGSTTATDTTSEHQAGEDAYDNQLTDNEVTEDAFGDEQFNFKIITDPADLMKFVQHLKESNRKKAENEAKQEREELRNEKERDEGDEEEHLLLQEFEEEIADISVPSANIEEMKGEMQKEFDNIIDEAQQELETEGLKGEFDRTQATQTLEATLDKLLDRLEDKEAGDTEAEPQTEGGQRANDPARGSPSLAPRQPDQAADDLVKIRVTKYKTGSSSDGEVKVQEMGEGDPQWQHIKDVVKEQLEKAGLKAEGKIEVKIITRRTAEEAGDQWLTEEDTKSFRELLINLLTGGTEEVYKEQKRQQELENNYRFVWGERQEEAQSTSSAPDSDDVEL; from the exons ATGGCTGCTTCCGTGGTTAGGTGGTTGAGGGGATTGTACGTTTTCTTTTTGACATGTCAGCTATCCGTCTTGGCTTTCTTGAATCTAGAGGAATTAAACGAGGTGAAATATGGGATCCAGATTCTTCCCGATCCTGTCATTATGGGGCAG GCTAAGACAGAAGAAGTCATGCTGGTGTCCAGCAAATACAAGCAGATGTATGAATGTCGCCTTCCAGCCCAGGCAGTGAGGTTTCACCAGGACCGTGCCTCTGAGCCTGACACCCAAGGATACACCGGACCAGGCATCCCAGACCTGCTCAAGCCCATGCACACTGCCCCCTGCCTAGTGAAG ACAAAAGACTGGTGGACATATGAGTTCTGCTATGGACAACACATTAGACAGTACCACCTTGAGG ACACAGACATCAAAGGGAATGTTCTCTTCCTGGGGTACTATGATTCAGAGTTTGACTGGAACAATGAAACAGCCAAG GCCTCCAAGCAACACAGACTGAAGCGCTACCACAGTCAGAGATATGTCAATGGCTCCAAGTGTGACCTGAACGGGAACCCCAGGGAGACTGAAGTCAGG TTTGTGTGTGAGGAGGGCTCGGGGGACTACGTGGCCCGTGTGGATGAGCCCCAGTCGTGCCGCTACGTGCTGACGGTCCACACCACCCGCACCTGCCAGCACCCCTTCCTGCGCCCGCCCTACACTGCCAAGCCCCAGGGCATTGTGTGCCAGCCAGCCCTCAGCACCCAGCAGTACATGGACTATGTCAAGGCCCAAGTCT CGGATACGAAACGTAAAGTGGAGCAGATCTCAGAGGAGCTGAAGACTCTTGATGAGATGTTGGCTGGTGACGAGGGGACAGACGAGGACTCAGCGACGCCAACTGATGACCCAGATGTCCTGGGGTCAGACACAAAAG ATGCAGTTGTCACCTCTGAAGAGCCTGAGGATTTGGATTTCTGGGAGGGAGTGACAAAGCCAGGGAGTACCACAGCAACTGACACCACTTCAGAGCATCAG GCTGGAGAGGATGCCTATGATAATCAGCTCACAGACAATGAGGTCACAGAGGACG CTTTTGGAGATGAACAATTTAACTTCAAGATCATCACTGACCCTGCAGACCTGATGAAATTTGTGCAGCATCTCAAAGAGAGCAACAGGAAG AAAGCAGAAAATGAAGCCAAACAAGAACGAGAGGAACTCCGAAACGAaaaggagagggatgagggggatgAAGAAGAGCATCTCCTGCTGCAGGAGTTTGAGGAGGAGATAGCTGACATCTCGGTGCCTTCTGCCAACATCGAGGAAATGAAAGGGGAAATGCAAAAGGAGTTTGACAACATCATAGACGAG GCTCAGCAAGAACTGGAGACCGAGGGTCTGAAGGGGGAGTTTGACCGCACCCAGGCAACCCAGACCCTGGAGGCTACTCTGGACAAGCTGCTGGACCGCCTGGAGGACAAAGAGGCCGGGGACACAGAGGCAGAGCCCCAGACAGAGGGAGGCCAGAGAGCCAACGACCCAGCCAGGGGCAGCCCCAGCCTGGCCCCTCGACAGCCAG ACCAAGCGGCTGACGACCTTGTTAAGATCAGAGTTACTAAGTATAAGACAGGCAGCAGTTCCGATGGGGAGGTCAAAGTTCAGGAGATGGGCGAAGGTGACCCCCAGTGGCAGCACATTAAGGACGTGGTTAAAGAACAGCTAGAGAAGGCGGGACTGAAGGCCGAAG GTAAAATTGAGGTGAAGATTATAACACGAAGGACAGCTGAGGAGGCTGGGGACCAGTGGTTGACTGAAGAAGATACCAAGTCCTTCAGAGAGCTGCTCATCAACCTACTG ACAGGGGGAACAGAAGAGGTTTACAAGGAGCAAAAGAGACAGCAGGAGTTGGAAAACAACTACAGATTTgtatggggagagagacaggaagaggccCAATCCACCAGTAGTGCACCGGACTCAGACGATGTGGAGTTATGA